Proteins from one Leptospira fletcheri genomic window:
- a CDS encoding CPBP family intramembrane glutamic endopeptidase, translating to MTKKWIFPALPGAILIVLATIVVTFLVGFLLHRVGPILGLRLTETSLLGITNTLSIGAVALTGWYFTGRSFREVFSIRKANIPESLAVLLTCIGWTITISEIDNLFSLALPKPDFILEMLNRLFSDEDLLGTSIALMVVAPFTEEFLFRGLIWNGLRGNYSFIKAALWTSLLFGILHLNPWQFIGAGIVGFYFAWLLENTGSLAQPILAHMVFNGFPIFVKFGLGIQINGYTGESMQNGLLQPLWLDCMGVTITVVGIAISIFLFRKRERQASHFSTNYL from the coding sequence ATGACAAAAAAGTGGATTTTCCCGGCGCTTCCAGGAGCAATTTTAATCGTACTCGCAACGATCGTCGTTACGTTCTTGGTCGGTTTTTTATTGCATAGAGTCGGACCGATTTTAGGCCTCCGCTTAACCGAAACAAGTTTATTAGGAATTACGAATACTCTTTCGATCGGAGCGGTGGCGCTCACAGGCTGGTATTTTACCGGACGATCTTTTCGGGAGGTGTTTTCCATTCGGAAAGCGAACATTCCGGAGTCTCTGGCGGTCTTGTTGACTTGTATCGGATGGACCATTACGATTTCGGAAATCGACAATCTTTTTTCCCTGGCTCTGCCCAAGCCAGATTTCATCCTGGAAATGCTGAATCGCCTTTTTTCGGACGAGGACCTTTTGGGAACTTCCATCGCCCTTATGGTAGTCGCGCCGTTTACCGAAGAGTTTCTGTTTCGGGGACTGATCTGGAACGGCCTTCGGGGGAATTATTCTTTTATAAAAGCCGCACTTTGGACTTCCCTACTATTCGGAATCCTGCATCTGAATCCTTGGCAATTCATCGGCGCAGGGATTGTAGGATTTTATTTTGCCTGGCTCTTGGAGAATACCGGATCCTTGGCCCAACCGATTTTAGCTCATATGGTCTTTAACGGGTTTCCGATTTTCGTAAAATTCGGTTTAGGAATACAAATCAACGGATATACCGGGGAATCGATGCAGAACGGACTCCTACAACCGCTTTGGCTGGATTGCATGGGAGTTACGATCACTGTCGTCGGGATCGCAATTTCCATATTTTTGTTTCGAAAAAGGGAAAGGCAGGCTTCTCATTTTTCGACAAACTATCTTTGA
- a CDS encoding peptidoglycan DD-metalloendopeptidase family protein yields MIFKKPRQLSAGKELLRTDNFTLIYLGSFHFHYSFYFRGNLHHGSVDFRRRKFRMIPAFASVLFILLFFGIWMSPSNASMDPKPEEISENDSEDLKAKKGDEKFLEESEKAKLTILMANEIRNPADKKKQLKVTTYKVKRNESLSEIATRFKVSMESIAGSSNINMDDTLYPGQILQIPNKQGLLYKVKAGDTIARVASLYKVNLDEIMEENKLDDLDVLRPGQKVFLPGAVIPDPAPKWVIPVTSRIVTSNYGWRTFPQHKFHEALDLKANYEIVMAARNGKVVFAGWMGGYGNAVVLEHNDEFKTLYAHNSRLNVKRGDYVVAGKKIATSGCTGYCFGPHLHFEVIHKGKSVNPSKYLKGLAFKRGGKPNH; encoded by the coding sequence ATGATCTTCAAGAAGCCCAGACAGCTCTCCGCGGGAAAAGAACTTCTCCGGACGGATAATTTTACGCTGATCTATCTCGGCTCCTTTCATTTCCATTATTCCTTTTATTTTCGAGGCAACCTCCACCACGGGAGTGTGGATTTCCGGAGAAGAAAATTCCGGATGATCCCCGCCTTCGCATCCGTCCTTTTCATTCTTCTTTTTTTCGGGATCTGGATGAGTCCTTCCAACGCATCCATGGATCCCAAGCCGGAGGAAATTTCCGAAAATGATTCGGAAGATTTAAAGGCCAAAAAAGGGGACGAGAAATTTCTAGAGGAATCCGAAAAGGCCAAGCTCACGATCCTGATGGCCAACGAAATCCGTAATCCGGCCGACAAGAAAAAACAGCTCAAAGTAACCACTTATAAGGTGAAACGAAACGAATCCCTTTCGGAGATAGCGACGCGGTTTAAGGTATCCATGGAATCCATCGCCGGTTCCTCCAATATCAACATGGATGACACTCTTTATCCCGGTCAGATCCTACAGATTCCGAACAAGCAAGGACTTCTCTATAAGGTCAAGGCGGGAGACACGATCGCCAGGGTAGCATCCCTGTACAAAGTGAACCTGGACGAGATCATGGAGGAAAACAAACTGGATGATCTGGACGTCCTTCGCCCCGGACAAAAAGTTTTTCTGCCTGGCGCGGTGATTCCAGATCCGGCTCCGAAATGGGTGATTCCAGTCACCTCGCGGATCGTTACGTCCAACTATGGCTGGAGAACCTTCCCTCAGCATAAATTCCACGAAGCATTGGACCTGAAAGCGAATTATGAAATCGTAATGGCAGCTAGGAACGGGAAAGTCGTCTTTGCGGGTTGGATGGGCGGATACGGAAACGCAGTCGTGCTCGAGCATAACGACGAATTTAAAACCTTATACGCTCACAATTCGCGCCTGAACGTAAAACGCGGAGACTATGTCGTAGCCGGAAAAAAAATCGCCACTTCCGGATGCACCGGATATTGCTTCGGCCCCCATTTGCATTTCGAAGTCATTCATAAAGGCAAATCCGTAAATCCGAGCAAATATCTAAAAGGCCTCGCTTTCAAAAGAGGCGGAAAACCCAATCACTAG
- a CDS encoding SRPBCC family protein, with protein sequence MNSKQIIVQSAIAAEIQKVWDYYTDPKHITKWNFASDDWQCPWAKNDMRPGGKYSARMEAKDGSFGFEFEATYDAITPQKNFSYTMADGRKAIVNFENKDHKTLVTVSFDPETENPVEMQKGGWQAILDNFRKYTEAN encoded by the coding sequence ATGAACTCGAAACAAATCATCGTTCAATCCGCGATTGCAGCGGAGATTCAAAAAGTCTGGGATTACTATACCGATCCTAAACACATCACCAAATGGAACTTCGCTTCCGACGACTGGCAATGCCCTTGGGCCAAAAACGACATGAGGCCGGGCGGCAAATATAGCGCGAGAATGGAAGCCAAAGACGGAAGTTTCGGCTTCGAGTTCGAGGCTACCTACGATGCGATCACTCCCCAGAAGAATTTCAGTTACACGATGGCGGACGGTAGAAAGGCGATCGTAAACTTTGAAAACAAAGATCACAAAACCCTTGTGACGGTCAGTTTCGATCCAGAAACGGAGAATCCTGTTGAAATGCAGAAAGGCGGTTGGCAGGCCATACTCGATAATTTCAGAAAATACACCGAGGCCAATTGA
- a CDS encoding FFLEELY motif protein → MDLKELEPVRLAVVRSTIVRLRGTYSDLLTTIKGYDGIPHFFENNLYAPANKEERDNALENLYEKLKTVAGKAMTDNIHQIILLNKITDSLDFDTARIVLDNHLLEDGNIRQECLYAAMGEVGRYDDRREQIRMVGETLRFFFSLSKLPMVKLIMAPIKVAASMVGATSLVDTMEAGYNLSSKIKDLNPFIEAFQDRENRLISKLEDGQKYSSTDGI, encoded by the coding sequence ATGGATCTGAAGGAACTCGAACCAGTTCGTCTCGCTGTAGTCAGATCCACGATTGTCCGTTTGCGCGGTACCTATTCCGATCTTCTCACGACGATCAAAGGCTACGACGGAATCCCTCATTTTTTCGAAAACAATCTCTATGCGCCCGCTAATAAGGAAGAGCGGGATAACGCTCTGGAGAATCTTTATGAAAAATTAAAGACGGTCGCAGGCAAGGCCATGACCGACAACATACATCAAATCATTCTTCTAAATAAAATCACGGATTCCTTGGATTTCGATACGGCACGAATCGTACTGGACAATCATTTGTTGGAAGACGGAAACATCCGACAGGAATGTCTGTACGCGGCGATGGGCGAAGTCGGAAGATACGACGATAGACGGGAACAAATCCGAATGGTGGGGGAAACGCTTCGTTTCTTTTTTTCCCTTTCCAAGCTTCCCATGGTAAAGCTGATCATGGCTCCGATCAAAGTGGCCGCCTCCATGGTCGGAGCCACTTCTCTGGTAGATACGATGGAAGCCGGTTACAACCTTTCGAGCAAGATCAAAGACTTAAACCCCTTTATAGAAGCCTTCCAGGACCGGGAAAACAGACTGATCTCAAAACTGGAAGACGGACAAAAATATTCCTCTACGGACGGGATTTAA
- a CDS encoding zinc dependent phospholipase C family protein: MAGKITHLEALSQVCKHLDHGTQEQRKIAKLLREESTRKYANIGAIAPDIFYFYHILSPRRTKKATGWGDLSHHEKVFELVLSFLDRILSTEEGLYRDRFIAFTLGYIIHCAVDIITHPYIFFISGDFYSADKEIGSVAQYNHMRVEFALDSWLLDFRWGMTPKAYDFVHHVDVIHKAKDGKRKMDPMLWHFWLNGLKETFPEKFRSNYLGSEDKIIPGDILNESFLGYVQFHRYLDSRNSFVRAALSFLDKISFHKVKSSVLMLPLKEHIDKRIMNEEKKEWSYPADPSLIRNDSFIELLNRSCDAAKDAVSAAWNYLHDKTSRAAILKEYQGYNLDTGLRYHGIDTMKQFSPLS; the protein is encoded by the coding sequence ATGGCAGGCAAAATCACCCATCTGGAAGCCCTCTCTCAAGTTTGTAAACACTTGGATCACGGGACGCAAGAGCAACGAAAAATCGCAAAGTTGCTCCGGGAAGAAAGCACGCGCAAGTACGCGAATATCGGGGCGATCGCGCCGGATATTTTTTATTTTTATCATATTCTCTCTCCGCGGCGGACGAAGAAAGCCACGGGATGGGGAGACCTCAGCCATCACGAAAAAGTATTCGAGCTGGTCCTAAGTTTTTTGGATCGGATCCTTTCCACCGAAGAAGGTTTGTACAGGGACAGATTCATCGCGTTCACCCTGGGCTATATCATTCATTGCGCGGTGGATATCATAACTCACCCTTACATTTTCTTTATTTCCGGAGATTTTTATAGTGCGGACAAGGAGATAGGCAGCGTCGCCCAATACAACCATATGAGGGTGGAATTCGCTCTGGATTCCTGGTTGCTGGATTTCCGCTGGGGAATGACCCCGAAAGCTTATGATTTCGTACATCATGTGGATGTGATCCATAAAGCCAAGGACGGAAAAAGAAAAATGGATCCTATGCTTTGGCATTTCTGGCTGAACGGATTAAAGGAAACTTTCCCCGAGAAATTCAGATCCAATTATCTCGGATCGGAAGACAAAATCATCCCGGGCGATATTCTAAACGAATCGTTTTTGGGATACGTGCAATTCCACAGATATCTGGATTCGCGCAATTCCTTCGTTCGGGCGGCCTTAAGTTTTTTAGATAAAATCTCCTTTCACAAAGTAAAATCCTCCGTGCTCATGCTTCCTCTGAAGGAACATATAGATAAGAGGATCATGAACGAAGAAAAAAAGGAATGGTCCTATCCCGCCGATCCGTCCCTGATCCGGAACGATTCCTTTATCGAATTGCTCAATCGGTCCTGCGATGCGGCCAAAGACGCGGTCAGTGCGGCCTGGAATTATCTGCATGACAAAACGTCCCGTGCTGCGATTTTGAAGGAATACCAGGGGTACAATTTGGATACCGGTTTGCGTTATCATGGAATCGACACGATGAAACAATTCTCTCCCTTGTCATGA
- a CDS encoding IspD/TarI family cytidylyltransferase: protein MKSWFPSENLYILLLSGGTGTRMGSSVPKQFLELEGESLLLHSLRSFLDWGKSRSIILVSHPEYMERTERLCSPYLRERDRIVEGRITRHGSTLAGLDCLRISDADLVLVHDAARPFVSAADLDRLSVAAESYGVSTLADRNYETVLEEEPKGIRFLDRDKIWFMKTPQAIRGDLLKSLPRESQEGEPTDLCTWAQKSGIPVKLTESHPYNIKVTRPEDLELAAALYPLFRKVK from the coding sequence ATGAAATCCTGGTTCCCCTCTGAGAATCTGTACATTCTACTGCTTTCGGGAGGGACAGGAACTCGGATGGGTTCCTCCGTTCCGAAGCAATTCCTGGAACTCGAAGGGGAATCTTTGCTCTTACATAGCCTGAGATCCTTTCTAGACTGGGGAAAGTCCAGGAGCATCATTCTCGTTTCTCATCCTGAATATATGGAGCGTACGGAAAGGCTTTGTTCTCCGTACCTGCGGGAAAGGGATAGGATTGTGGAAGGAAGAATCACAAGGCACGGTTCCACCTTGGCCGGTCTGGACTGCCTTCGGATTTCCGATGCGGATTTGGTTTTAGTCCACGACGCCGCTCGTCCTTTCGTGTCTGCCGCGGACCTGGACAGACTTTCCGTTGCGGCGGAGAGTTACGGGGTTTCCACATTAGCGGATCGAAATTATGAAACCGTTTTGGAAGAGGAACCGAAGGGAATTCGGTTTTTGGATCGGGACAAAATCTGGTTCATGAAAACTCCCCAAGCGATTCGCGGAGATCTTTTGAAGAGTTTGCCGAGGGAATCGCAAGAAGGGGAGCCCACCGATTTGTGCACGTGGGCGCAAAAATCGGGAATTCCGGTGAAATTAACGGAATCCCATCCGTACAATATCAAAGTGACCCGTCCGGAAGATTTGGAACTTGCCGCGGCTCTTTACCCGCTGTTTCGAAAAGTGAAATAA
- a CDS encoding VOC family protein: MEPRISIVTLGVSDLERSVRFYQDGLKWPLSSASEAAIAFFRTGGIVLALFPKEELAKDAEVSSKGNGFHGFTLAHNVREKAEVDETLEFVRKAGGKILKPAHDAFWGGRSGYFADPDDFLWEVAWNPHFPLRKDGSIELPV; this comes from the coding sequence ATGGAACCTCGAATCAGTATCGTAACTCTCGGAGTCTCCGACCTGGAAAGATCCGTTCGGTTTTATCAGGACGGTCTCAAATGGCCTTTGTCTAGTGCGAGCGAGGCGGCCATCGCCTTTTTCCGTACCGGAGGAATCGTCCTGGCCTTATTTCCGAAAGAGGAATTGGCAAAGGATGCGGAAGTCTCTTCTAAAGGAAACGGTTTTCATGGATTCACCTTGGCCCATAACGTCAGAGAGAAAGCGGAGGTGGATGAAACCTTGGAATTCGTCCGAAAAGCGGGCGGCAAGATTCTAAAACCCGCTCACGACGCTTTCTGGGGAGGTCGCTCGGGTTACTTTGCGGATCCGGACGATTTCCTCTGGGAAGTCGCTTGGAATCCTCACTTTCCCCTGAGAAAAGACGGAAGTATAGAATTACCGGTTTGA
- a CDS encoding bactofilin family protein translates to MAIGKDNNNSVIGPGSIFEGKFYIAGSLRIDGKFEGEIKTDDALFIGETGKVRTNIAAREVIVAGTLIGNIKAEAEVRLEETGRLLGDIIAPALTLAKGVVAKGNITVTGGQKKDVKKIVEESFGGTRTLDNGKEE, encoded by the coding sequence ATGGCCATCGGTAAAGATAATAATAACAGCGTAATCGGCCCCGGTTCTATCTTCGAGGGTAAATTTTATATCGCTGGCTCTCTGCGTATCGACGGAAAGTTCGAGGGAGAAATCAAAACCGACGACGCCCTTTTCATCGGAGAAACCGGAAAAGTCCGGACCAATATCGCGGCTCGCGAGGTCATAGTGGCCGGGACCTTGATCGGGAATATCAAGGCCGAAGCCGAAGTCCGGTTGGAGGAGACAGGCCGTCTCTTAGGAGACATCATTGCTCCCGCTCTGACCTTGGCCAAAGGAGTCGTTGCCAAAGGAAACATTACCGTGACCGGAGGCCAAAAGAAAGACGTGAAAAAAATAGTGGAAGAGTCCTTCGGAGGCACGCGCACCTTGGACAACGGAAAGGAAGAATAA
- a CDS encoding diaminopimelate decarboxylase translates to MQSIENLKFLTRSEVRKVAETFGTPVFVYTRAGIESSCDAALAFPNAFGLTVRFAMKANPNRTILEILKRKGIRIDASSEHEVKRALAAGFLPADILLTSQQLAASLKDLVAQGVQFNACSLHQLEEFGKIFPGKEVSVRFNPGLGSGATKKTDVGGRTSSFGIWHEELEKVQSLVSRYDLKLYRVHTHIGSGSDPEVWKAVAQHTLDIASKFPTCRIVNLGGGFKVGRMREEKTTDPQVIGVPVKQLFETFAAEKGIKLRMEIEPGSFLMVNHGAILSKVDDVVDTGKGGFTFVKLDMGMDVNTRPALYAAKHPLVVVPVREEEERRAGDFVYVGHCCESGDLLTQEEGGGPQSRTTQEPRIGDLVVMEGTGAYCSSMSVKNYNSYPETPEVLLDTNGEFKLIRKKQNPEQIVQNEILVPL, encoded by the coding sequence ATGCAATCAATAGAAAATCTAAAATTTTTGACAAGATCGGAAGTTCGAAAAGTAGCGGAAACGTTCGGCACTCCCGTCTTCGTTTATACAAGAGCGGGAATCGAATCCAGTTGCGACGCCGCTCTTGCGTTTCCGAACGCCTTCGGGTTGACGGTTCGCTTTGCTATGAAAGCGAATCCGAATCGAACCATTCTGGAAATTCTGAAAAGAAAAGGAATCCGGATCGACGCCTCCTCCGAACACGAAGTGAAGCGGGCCTTGGCCGCCGGTTTTCTTCCTGCCGATATTTTACTTACGTCCCAGCAACTTGCCGCTTCCTTAAAGGATCTGGTCGCGCAAGGCGTGCAATTCAACGCCTGTTCTTTGCACCAATTGGAGGAATTCGGAAAAATCTTTCCGGGCAAGGAAGTCAGCGTGCGTTTTAATCCGGGTCTAGGCTCGGGAGCGACGAAAAAGACGGATGTGGGAGGACGGACTTCTTCTTTCGGAATCTGGCACGAAGAGTTGGAAAAGGTCCAGTCTCTGGTTTCCCGATACGACCTGAAGTTATATCGTGTTCATACCCATATCGGTTCCGGTTCGGATCCGGAGGTATGGAAGGCGGTAGCGCAGCATACTCTGGACATCGCTTCCAAATTCCCCACTTGTCGGATCGTGAATCTAGGCGGGGGTTTTAAGGTGGGAAGAATGAGAGAGGAAAAAACGACGGATCCTCAGGTCATCGGCGTCCCCGTAAAGCAATTGTTCGAGACCTTTGCTGCCGAAAAAGGAATTAAGCTCCGTATGGAAATAGAACCTGGCTCTTTCCTGATGGTGAATCACGGAGCCATTCTTTCCAAAGTGGACGACGTCGTGGACACGGGCAAAGGCGGATTTACGTTCGTGAAGTTGGACATGGGGATGGACGTAAATACGAGACCTGCACTTTATGCTGCGAAGCACCCCCTGGTCGTGGTCCCGGTTCGTGAAGAAGAGGAAAGAAGGGCCGGCGACTTCGTTTACGTAGGGCATTGTTGCGAGAGCGGGGATTTGCTGACCCAGGAAGAAGGCGGAGGACCTCAATCCAGAACCACTCAGGAGCCTAGGATCGGGGATCTCGTCGTGATGGAGGGAACGGGCGCTTATTGTTCCTCCATGTCGGTCAAGAACTACAATTCCTATCCGGAGACTCCGGAGGTGTTGCTGGATACGAACGGCGAATTCAAATTGATCCGCAAAAAACAGAATCCGGAACAAATCGTTCAAAATGAAATCCTGGTTCCCCTCTGA
- a CDS encoding penicillin-binding protein 1A, producing the protein MKKEPVDFLSRYFVTIFRERIRTVLDSDHPVRKLVYLCSGLLLLNGFLFVFSVKDIWRVPTADRYEKPSLLYGVNSDGNYEPIAEFYRFSRIVLTDADLPGGWDNKVIRCFESTEDNNFRSHRGLDIRGILRATMVNLIAGRVKEGASTITQQVARLKFLNTERSFLRKAREAWLAMLLEATFDKKTLMQIYLNEIPLGHGTIGAGAAARFYFRKDIKDLSWGEAALLASLTTRPKEFSPLANPITSEGKVRVVFKKLVENGILDVKTAEKEFDAFSEYYITLNRSPNDSAFSDRLNRFPYFTEYVRKNLARIIPKTQLYEGGLKIYTTLNIQHQTQAEKALAAGLKQQTLLSNQRAFTKIDAFEDAYGDIYEILAGLHDIPEFKFKISRSFRTFNRAWQEDLRDELSVLNLISGTEGLGEVVDWSYKTQATEDHLLPVEGALISLRPETGYITAMVGGSGFRSDNQQIRAFQAYRQPGSAFKPLVYASAMEYYHENPDPKKNVTAASLFDDSPLQYVLEDGDEWNPTNYSGEYSGFIRLRQALELSRNSVAVRLLEHTGLNNLLPNLERLLQVENRNLPRDFSIALGSFEVSPYELARAYAVFASGGKRVFPLSVLYVEDDKGNLLKDFRKDNEKKERKQLVSPEVSYVITSMMEDVIKKGTGTGARSYGLTRPAAGKTGTTNNFRDAWFAGYTPELVGVVWVGYDIGTLSLGKGMSGAVVAAPIWGRFMANALSKEKSKPFAFGDPKIVRRTICSISGKLPGSHCHQTEEEVFDKETVPTEVCDDHRGLTEPAPLPQPKPTSPKKKKPNLFEGDEDVIR; encoded by the coding sequence ATGAAAAAAGAACCCGTAGATTTTTTGTCCCGTTATTTCGTGACGATCTTTCGGGAAAGAATCCGGACCGTTCTGGATTCCGATCACCCCGTCAGAAAGTTGGTCTATCTTTGCTCGGGGCTCCTCCTGCTGAACGGATTTTTATTCGTATTTTCCGTAAAGGATATCTGGAGGGTACCTACCGCGGATCGATACGAAAAACCCTCTCTTCTTTACGGAGTCAATTCCGACGGTAATTACGAACCCATCGCTGAATTCTATCGTTTTTCACGAATCGTATTAACCGACGCGGACCTTCCCGGAGGATGGGACAATAAGGTGATCCGCTGCTTCGAATCTACGGAAGACAATAATTTCCGTTCCCACCGAGGTTTGGACATAAGAGGAATCCTGCGAGCCACCATGGTCAACCTGATCGCAGGCAGGGTAAAGGAAGGCGCTTCCACCATCACCCAGCAGGTGGCAAGATTAAAATTTTTGAATACGGAACGCTCTTTTCTCCGGAAAGCGAGAGAAGCCTGGCTTGCCATGTTATTAGAAGCGACCTTCGACAAGAAGACTCTGATGCAGATCTATCTGAACGAAATTCCGCTCGGACACGGGACGATCGGAGCAGGAGCAGCGGCACGTTTCTATTTCCGCAAGGACATCAAGGACCTCAGTTGGGGAGAAGCGGCTCTTTTGGCCAGCTTGACCACTCGTCCTAAGGAATTTTCGCCCTTGGCCAACCCGATTACCTCCGAAGGAAAGGTTCGGGTCGTCTTCAAAAAGCTGGTGGAAAACGGAATTTTGGACGTAAAAACCGCGGAAAAAGAATTCGACGCATTTTCGGAATATTACATTACCCTAAACCGATCCCCCAATGATTCCGCTTTTTCCGATAGGTTGAACCGTTTTCCTTACTTTACGGAATATGTCCGCAAAAATCTTGCCCGGATCATTCCCAAGACCCAGCTCTACGAGGGCGGACTCAAAATCTATACGACGCTGAACATACAGCACCAAACCCAGGCGGAAAAAGCTTTGGCGGCAGGGCTCAAGCAGCAAACCTTATTGTCCAACCAACGGGCCTTTACGAAAATCGACGCGTTCGAGGACGCGTACGGAGACATTTATGAAATTCTCGCAGGATTGCACGATATTCCCGAATTCAAGTTCAAGATCTCCAGATCCTTCCGGACCTTCAACCGTGCCTGGCAGGAGGATCTTAGGGACGAGCTTTCCGTCTTAAATCTGATTTCCGGAACGGAAGGTCTGGGCGAAGTCGTGGATTGGAGTTATAAAACCCAGGCCACCGAAGATCACTTGCTGCCTGTGGAAGGAGCCTTGATTTCCCTCCGACCGGAAACCGGTTATATTACCGCGATGGTAGGAGGATCCGGCTTCCGATCCGACAACCAACAGATCCGGGCGTTCCAGGCGTATAGACAACCGGGTTCCGCCTTCAAACCGTTAGTTTACGCTTCCGCGATGGAATATTATCACGAAAATCCGGATCCGAAAAAGAACGTCACGGCGGCTTCCCTCTTCGACGATTCTCCGTTGCAATACGTCTTGGAGGACGGCGACGAATGGAATCCTACGAATTATTCCGGAGAATATTCCGGATTCATACGCTTGCGCCAGGCCCTGGAATTATCCAGAAACAGCGTAGCCGTACGGTTACTGGAACATACTGGACTCAACAATCTTCTTCCGAATCTAGAAAGATTGCTTCAGGTGGAGAACCGAAACCTTCCGAGGGACTTCTCCATTGCATTAGGAAGTTTTGAAGTATCTCCCTACGAACTCGCAAGGGCGTATGCGGTATTCGCCTCCGGCGGAAAACGGGTATTCCCTTTAAGCGTTCTGTACGTGGAGGACGATAAGGGAAATCTGTTAAAGGATTTCCGCAAAGATAACGAGAAAAAGGAAAGGAAACAGCTCGTCTCTCCCGAAGTCAGTTATGTCATCACTTCCATGATGGAGGACGTGATCAAAAAGGGAACCGGAACCGGTGCTAGGTCCTACGGACTGACGCGACCGGCGGCGGGCAAAACGGGCACGACGAACAATTTCCGGGACGCGTGGTTTGCGGGGTATACTCCCGAATTGGTCGGAGTGGTCTGGGTCGGTTACGACATCGGAACCCTTTCCTTGGGAAAAGGAATGTCGGGCGCCGTCGTTGCCGCTCCCATTTGGGGAAGATTCATGGCCAACGCTCTTTCCAAGGAAAAGTCCAAACCCTTCGCTTTTGGAGATCCGAAAATCGTCAGGCGCACCATCTGTTCCATATCGGGTAAATTGCCGGGTAGCCATTGCCACCAAACGGAAGAGGAAGTATTCGATAAGGAAACCGTCCCCACCGAAGTCTGCGACGATCATAGAGGGTTGACCGAGCCTGCTCCTCTCCCTCAACCCAAGCCGACTTCCCCTAAAAAGAAAAAACCGAATCTCTTCGAAGGGGACGAGGACGTAATTCGTTAA